A DNA window from Bacillus carboniphilus contains the following coding sequences:
- a CDS encoding foldase protein PrsA yields MRKVIMLLVGIIVVLTTILGVAVSRDEAVASVNGNKITKDDLYNLLVTQYGQGALDMLVTDEMIKLEAKEQKVNVDQKEIDNEINILQESYGGKESFNMALESTGVSLDVLENDIETYLLTKKLMAPTIEVTEEEMENYFEENKDSFAHLEQVNARHILIKDEETALEVKEKLKAGEDFAELAKEYSTDPGSAQSGGELGYFGKGEMVEAFEEVAFSIEINTISDPVKTEHGYHIIEVTEKKEAKEANFDENKEVIEETLFNQKMDSQYTTWVEELKSEYEIETFLE; encoded by the coding sequence ATGAGAAAAGTAATCATGTTGCTAGTGGGGATCATCGTCGTATTAACGACGATATTGGGAGTGGCCGTTTCAAGAGATGAAGCTGTAGCTAGTGTTAATGGAAATAAAATAACTAAAGATGATCTCTACAATCTGTTAGTTACTCAATATGGTCAAGGCGCTTTAGACATGCTTGTTACAGATGAAATGATTAAACTAGAAGCCAAAGAGCAAAAAGTTAACGTTGATCAAAAGGAAATTGATAATGAAATCAATATTTTGCAAGAATCGTATGGAGGAAAAGAGAGTTTTAATATGGCTTTAGAGTCAACAGGAGTTTCCCTTGACGTACTGGAAAACGACATTGAAACCTATTTATTAACGAAGAAGCTCATGGCCCCCACAATTGAAGTTACAGAAGAAGAAATGGAAAACTACTTTGAGGAAAATAAGGATTCGTTTGCTCACCTTGAACAGGTAAATGCCCGTCATATTCTAATTAAGGATGAGGAAACGGCACTAGAGGTAAAAGAAAAATTAAAAGCCGGAGAGGATTTCGCTGAGCTAGCCAAAGAATATTCTACAGATCCAGGGAGTGCACAATCTGGTGGAGAGCTAGGATACTTTGGTAAAGGTGAAATGGTGGAAGCATTTGAAGAAGTAGCTTTTTCCATTGAAATAAATACAATAAGTGACCCAGTAAAAACAGAACATGGTTATCACATAATTGAAGTTACTGAAAAGAAGGAAGCAAAAGAAGCAAATTTTGACGAGAACAAAGAAGTTATAGAAGAGACACTTTTTAATCAAAAGATGGATTCTCAGTATACAACGTGGGTTGAAGAATTAAAAAGTGAATATGAGATAGAGACTTTCTTAGAATAA
- the namA gene encoding NADPH dehydrogenase NamA, giving the protein MKTKLFSPYTVKGVTLKNRIVMAPMCMYSSHEKDGKLQNWHYTHYISRAVGQVGLIMVEATAVTAQGRISEQDLGIWSDEHIEGFTKLVSMMKEHGAKTAIQLAHAGRKADIEGDIVSSSAIAFSDKYKTPKELTKEEIAETVEAFKLGAERAKKAGFDILEIHAAHGYLINQFLSPLTNKRTDEYGGSVENRYRFLKEVIDEIRSIWDGPLFVRVSAKDYHEEGLDVEDYVVFSKWMKDQGVDLIDVSSGAVVPARINVYPGYQVKLAETIKHGADIDTGAVGLITTGVQAEEVLQNDRSDLIFLARELLRDPYWPRRAAKELGEEIQSPVQYERGWV; this is encoded by the coding sequence TTGAAAACAAAATTATTTTCTCCCTATACCGTAAAAGGAGTTACCTTAAAAAATAGAATTGTCATGGCACCTATGTGCATGTATTCATCTCACGAAAAAGATGGAAAGCTACAAAATTGGCATTATACTCATTACATAAGTAGAGCTGTCGGGCAAGTTGGACTAATTATGGTAGAGGCAACAGCGGTTACTGCACAGGGTCGTATCTCCGAACAAGACCTTGGAATTTGGTCTGATGAACACATTGAAGGCTTTACAAAATTAGTTTCCATGATGAAAGAACACGGTGCAAAGACAGCCATTCAGTTAGCACACGCAGGTAGAAAAGCTGATATTGAAGGAGACATCGTATCTTCTTCTGCTATTGCTTTTAGTGATAAATATAAAACACCGAAAGAACTAACGAAAGAAGAAATTGCTGAAACGGTTGAAGCATTTAAACTTGGAGCAGAAAGAGCGAAAAAGGCCGGATTCGATATCTTGGAAATCCATGCTGCCCACGGGTACCTAATTAACCAATTCCTGTCTCCGTTAACGAATAAAAGAACCGATGAATACGGTGGATCTGTAGAAAATCGCTATCGCTTTTTAAAAGAGGTCATTGATGAGATTCGCTCCATTTGGGACGGACCACTATTTGTTCGCGTTTCCGCTAAGGATTACCATGAAGAAGGCCTTGATGTAGAAGACTATGTTGTTTTCTCTAAATGGATGAAAGACCAAGGAGTAGATTTAATTGACGTAAGCTCTGGTGCTGTCGTTCCCGCGAGAATCAATGTATATCCTGGTTACCAAGTGAAATTAGCAGAAACAATAAAACATGGTGCTGACATTGATACAGGGGCCGTAGGTTTGATTACAACCGGTGTTCAAGCAGAGGAAGTACTACAAAATGACCGATCAGACCTTATCTTTTTGGCACGAGAACTACTAAGAGACCCTTACTGGCCACGAAGAGCCGCTAAAGAGCTTGGTGAAGAAATCCAAAGCCCTGTGCAATATGAGCGTGGTTGGGTTTAA
- a CDS encoding TerC family protein, translated as MELSLLLEYGWVLLILIALEGLLAADNALVLAIMVKHLPEEERKKALFYGLAGAFVLRFGSLFAISFLVDVWQVQAIGALYLLFIAINHIFRKLVKKKVEENSLEKPKSGFWGTVLKVELADLAFAVDSILAAVALAMALPNTSLPAIGGLDGGKFLVIFAGGVIGLIIMRFAANIFVDLLQKRPGLEIAAFCIVGWVGVKLAVYTLSHPALSVLPEKFAKSPEWKISFYVILVLIAVVGWITSKPKKEEVTNTGMSA; from the coding sequence ATGGAATTATCTTTATTACTTGAATATGGTTGGGTATTACTTATCCTGATTGCTCTTGAAGGGTTACTCGCAGCTGATAATGCATTGGTGCTAGCCATCATGGTGAAGCATTTGCCAGAAGAGGAAAGAAAGAAGGCTTTATTTTACGGTTTAGCTGGAGCTTTTGTTTTAAGATTTGGTTCACTATTTGCTATCTCGTTTCTCGTTGATGTGTGGCAAGTTCAAGCTATCGGTGCCTTGTACCTCCTCTTTATTGCCATTAACCACATTTTCCGAAAGCTGGTTAAAAAGAAAGTGGAAGAGAATTCCTTGGAAAAACCGAAGAGTGGGTTTTGGGGAACTGTTCTTAAAGTGGAACTAGCTGATTTGGCATTTGCGGTAGATTCTATTTTAGCAGCAGTTGCTCTGGCAATGGCGTTACCTAATACATCACTCCCAGCGATTGGGGGATTAGATGGTGGTAAGTTTTTAGTTATTTTCGCGGGTGGGGTTATCGGTTTAATCATTATGCGTTTTGCTGCTAACATTTTTGTTGACTTACTACAAAAAAGACCGGGGCTTGAAATTGCTGCTTTTTGTATCGTAGGTTGGGTTGGCGTTAAGTTAGCTGTTTATACTTTGTCACATCCTGCACTTAGTGTATTACCAGAAAAATTTGCAAAATCTCCGGAATGGAAAATAAGCTTCTATGTGATATTAGTTCTAATTGCCGTAGTTGGTTGGATCACATCTAAGCCAAAGAAAGAAGAAGTTACGAATACTGGGATGAGCGCATAG
- a CDS encoding CNNM domain-containing protein, with amino-acid sequence MFIAIAFFLLMSFFLSGSETALTAINRMKVQTRAEQGDVKSQKVLKLIEKPDVFITSILIGNNIANIMLPTLVTIIALEYGINVGVATGVLTVVLILFAEVIPKSIAATFADKVGYLVSPVIRGLVFVLRPITFLISGITSAIIRILSKGEITEATISKEELKTMVDMASSEGTFHSEESQRIIGVIDFYSKDVRDALKTPRIDIEGIPIDSTYEEARDIVMSNKYTRYPVYKEDMDNIVGVFHSKLLLEWSLDETQKLEDFIDDSPLFVVQSTSVQKVFTLMHKEKKHIAIVLDEYGGTMGLITHEDIIESMIGMEIEDETDDDEVIIDELTDSHIVCHGKLAIRRLNEVFKTKIPESEDTLAGFLLKELGHLPAEGETLEYHHLHFEILAVEDFTLKQVKITKKTYQHLMS; translated from the coding sequence TTGTTTATCGCGATTGCATTTTTTCTTTTAATGTCTTTTTTCCTATCGGGAAGTGAGACGGCATTAACGGCTATTAACAGAATGAAAGTTCAAACGAGGGCTGAACAAGGTGATGTGAAGTCCCAAAAAGTGTTAAAGCTAATTGAAAAACCAGATGTATTTATTACATCCATTTTAATTGGTAATAATATAGCGAATATTATGTTACCAACCCTTGTTACTATCATAGCTCTTGAATATGGGATCAACGTTGGAGTAGCTACTGGGGTATTAACAGTTGTACTGATCCTGTTTGCAGAGGTAATACCAAAGTCAATCGCAGCCACCTTTGCCGATAAAGTAGGGTACCTAGTTTCACCTGTAATCCGAGGCTTAGTTTTTGTTTTAAGGCCCATCACTTTTTTAATATCTGGGATTACAAGCGCTATCATTCGGATTTTATCTAAAGGTGAAATTACAGAAGCCACAATCTCTAAAGAGGAACTAAAGACAATGGTGGATATGGCTTCAAGTGAAGGTACATTTCATAGTGAAGAATCTCAACGGATTATTGGAGTCATTGACTTCTACAGTAAGGATGTAAGAGATGCCTTAAAAACTCCAAGGATTGACATTGAGGGCATTCCAATTGATTCAACTTATGAAGAAGCACGTGATATTGTGATGTCGAACAAATATACAAGGTATCCTGTATATAAAGAGGACATGGATAATATTGTGGGTGTGTTTCATTCTAAGCTACTTCTAGAATGGTCACTAGATGAAACACAAAAGCTAGAAGATTTCATTGATGATAGCCCTCTTTTCGTTGTTCAATCAACTTCCGTTCAAAAAGTGTTTACATTAATGCATAAAGAGAAAAAACATATTGCCATCGTATTGGACGAGTATGGTGGAACCATGGGCCTTATCACCCATGAAGATATTATTGAATCCATGATTGGTATGGAGATTGAAGATGAAACAGATGATGATGAAGTAATCATCGACGAACTAACTGATTCCCATATTGTTTGTCATGGTAAGCTAGCGATTCGTCGTTTAAATGAAGTCTTTAAGACTAAAATTCCAGAATCTGAAGATACGCTAGCTGGGTTTTTATTAAAAGAGCTTGGTCATCTTCCAGCAGAAGGGGAAACACTCGAATACCATCATCTACATTTTGAAATATTAGCGGTGGAAGACTTCACATTAAAACAGGTGAAGATCACGAAGAAAACCTATCAGCATTTAATGAGTTAG
- the proC gene encoding pyrroline-5-carboxylate reductase, translated as MKKIACIGAGSMAESIIEGVLQRGLVSPDSFFVTNKQNHDRLEYLQEKYQVQTSYDLETVIKDAQMIILAMKPKDIQAGLNAIHPYLSEESVLVSVLAGISIQSISNMLGKGYKIVRAMPNTSASVGKSATALAHNGKVSAMELDEVVQLFSSIGVTAIIEEEKMDAITGLSGSGPAYIYYIVEALEQSAKELGLDEEVAKTFIIQTLLGASEMLNTSKRNPADLRKAVTSPGGTTEAGLKVLDSLHVKEAFVSCVKQATEQSKRLGKEQVI; from the coding sequence ATGAAAAAGATCGCATGTATTGGCGCCGGGTCAATGGCCGAGTCGATCATAGAAGGAGTTTTACAAAGGGGTCTTGTCTCTCCCGATTCCTTCTTTGTCACAAATAAACAAAATCACGACAGACTCGAATACCTACAAGAGAAATACCAAGTCCAAACCAGTTATGATTTAGAAACTGTAATAAAGGATGCTCAAATGATTATCCTTGCTATGAAACCAAAAGATATTCAAGCTGGATTAAACGCTATTCATCCATACCTTTCAGAGGAATCTGTTCTCGTTTCAGTTCTTGCCGGGATATCCATTCAATCTATTTCAAACATGCTGGGAAAAGGATATAAAATTGTTCGGGCCATGCCAAATACTTCAGCATCTGTTGGAAAGTCTGCCACTGCTTTAGCACATAATGGGAAGGTTTCAGCGATGGAGCTTGACGAAGTGGTTCAGTTATTTTCGAGCATTGGTGTCACAGCTATTATTGAAGAAGAAAAGATGGATGCCATTACTGGATTATCCGGAAGTGGTCCCGCTTATATTTATTATATCGTGGAGGCGCTGGAGCAATCAGCTAAGGAATTAGGACTTGATGAAGAAGTTGCTAAAACTTTTATTATTCAGACATTGCTTGGTGCAAGCGAAATGCTGAACACATCTAAAAGAAATCCTGCTGACCTCCGAAAAGCGGTAACAAGTCCAGGTGGTACAACAGAAGCTGGTTTAAAAGTATTGGATTCTTTGCACGTAAAAGAGGCATTTGTGAGCTGTGTAAAACAGGCAACTGAGCAATCAAAGAGGTTGGGTAAGGAACAGGTAATTTAA
- a CDS encoding MBL fold metallo-hydrolase: MENWTNGIAQITLPTPFEVGDVHVYLIKDETITLVDAGALTEVAWQQFKVSLKKLGLTPEDIDQIVLTHHHPDHVGLVDKLPKSTPVLAHPNADRWIFRTEEFKTLHRETFTEWFEHFGIPEKFSFYLDLLLSPMDYACQRKLDISLTEGMTLPGHPEWTVLETPGHATSHISLFREKDGMLMGGDVLLQHISSNPILEPPLQKGGERHKPLVDYIITLERLAELNPTTVYPGHGEIMDGGVGELIHKRLKAQDDRAHKVMEMLKVKEHLSVFEICKKLFPHAYKTQLPLTISETIGQLDYIEFVKNRGVQK; this comes from the coding sequence TTGGAAAATTGGACAAATGGAATCGCACAAATCACACTTCCGACGCCTTTTGAAGTCGGAGATGTTCATGTATATTTAATAAAAGATGAAACGATTACGTTGGTTGATGCAGGTGCACTAACTGAAGTGGCTTGGCAGCAGTTTAAAGTTTCCCTAAAGAAGTTAGGGTTAACACCAGAAGATATTGATCAAATTGTACTGACTCATCACCACCCTGATCATGTGGGATTGGTTGATAAGTTGCCTAAATCAACGCCCGTACTTGCCCATCCAAATGCAGATAGATGGATTTTTCGAACAGAGGAATTTAAGACTCTTCATCGTGAAACATTTACGGAATGGTTTGAACACTTTGGAATCCCAGAAAAGTTCTCATTTTACTTAGACCTTTTATTAAGTCCCATGGATTATGCTTGTCAAAGAAAGCTCGATATCTCCTTAACCGAAGGAATGACTCTCCCTGGTCATCCAGAGTGGACGGTGTTAGAAACACCGGGGCATGCGACGAGCCATATTAGCTTGTTCCGAGAAAAAGACGGAATGTTAATGGGAGGAGACGTTCTTCTCCAGCACATTTCTTCTAATCCGATCTTGGAGCCTCCTCTACAAAAAGGAGGAGAACGCCATAAGCCTCTTGTCGACTACATCATAACACTTGAGCGATTAGCGGAACTTAATCCTACAACGGTATACCCTGGACATGGAGAAATCATGGATGGCGGAGTAGGAGAGCTTATACACAAAAGGCTGAAGGCTCAGGATGATCGGGCACATAAAGTCATGGAGATGTTAAAAGTAAAGGAGCACTTGAGTGTATTTGAAATCTGTAAGAAACTATTTCCTCATGCCTATAAAACGCAGTTGCCTCTTACCATTTCAGAAACAATTGGGCAGCTCGACTATATAGAATTTGTAAAAAATAGAGGTGTACAAAAATGA
- a CDS encoding SDR family oxidoreductase: MNPRLKGKNVVITGASSGIGAKMALLCAKSGANVILLARSLDKLEVLKQEIENQFPVAVHVFRLDVSDVSEIQAVFAKILQTVSHVDVLINNAGFGIFDEVEHAKLEDAKAMFDTNVLGLIACTKMVLPGMKQRKSGHIVNIASIAGKLATPKSSVYSASKHAVLGFTNSLRMELDDEGIYVTAVNPGPIETNFFNIADEGGTYVKSLQKFMLSSDDVAEKVVGRIYTRTREINLPRWMNLGDVFYTLFPKLFEKVGKKALFKK; this comes from the coding sequence ATGAATCCTCGTCTAAAAGGAAAAAATGTCGTGATCACGGGAGCTTCCTCTGGAATAGGGGCCAAAATGGCACTCCTTTGTGCCAAAAGTGGAGCTAACGTCATTTTACTCGCCAGATCATTGGATAAGCTCGAAGTATTAAAGCAGGAAATAGAGAATCAATTCCCGGTGGCTGTTCACGTCTTTCGTTTAGATGTAAGTGACGTAAGTGAAATTCAAGCAGTATTTGCGAAGATCCTTCAAACGGTTTCTCACGTGGATGTTCTCATTAACAATGCTGGTTTTGGTATTTTTGATGAGGTGGAACATGCAAAGCTTGAGGATGCCAAAGCTATGTTTGATACAAATGTATTAGGGTTAATTGCCTGCACGAAAATGGTACTACCCGGTATGAAACAAAGAAAATCTGGCCACATCGTAAATATTGCCTCTATTGCTGGTAAATTAGCTACACCAAAGTCGAGTGTATACTCCGCCTCTAAACATGCGGTATTAGGCTTTACCAACAGTTTAAGGATGGAATTAGATGACGAAGGCATTTATGTTACAGCAGTTAACCCGGGTCCGATTGAAACGAACTTCTTCAACATTGCTGACGAAGGCGGGACATATGTGAAAAGCCTCCAAAAGTTCATGCTCTCAAGTGATGATGTAGCTGAGAAAGTAGTGGGTAGAATTTATACTCGTACAAGGGAAATCAATCTGCCTAGGTGGATGAATCTTGGAGATGTTTTTTACACTCTGTTTCCTAAGTTGTTTGAAAAAGTAGGTAAGAAGGCACTTTTTAAAAAATAA
- a CDS encoding DUF3221 domain-containing protein, translating to MFQKGFLFMLALFLLAGCGTASLDDTSGDSGDTPLNYRDSEATFITDILTEGESTRVLVKDIIFGFDEESEIVNDHGESLSVSDLEIGMRVVAESTGPILESYPGQTGAKKITVLTDQESEVEAEVIRLVVADIEEEGLNGFTIVREFKATDEGYEIAVDVSSGSEPNRVYTYKTETKELELKPDEVE from the coding sequence ATGTTTCAAAAGGGGTTTCTTTTCATGTTGGCTCTATTTTTATTAGCTGGTTGTGGGACAGCTTCATTGGATGATACATCTGGAGACAGCGGGGACACACCATTAAACTATCGGGATTCTGAAGCAACATTTATTACGGATATTCTAACAGAAGGCGAGAGTACCCGAGTCTTAGTCAAAGATATCATTTTCGGATTTGATGAAGAATCTGAAATTGTTAACGATCATGGGGAAAGTTTAAGTGTCAGTGATTTGGAGATCGGCATGCGTGTTGTAGCTGAATCGACTGGTCCCATTTTGGAATCGTATCCTGGACAGACGGGTGCGAAGAAAATCACTGTTCTAACGGACCAAGAGAGCGAAGTAGAAGCTGAAGTCATCCGACTGGTTGTAGCAGATATTGAAGAGGAAGGTTTGAATGGTTTTACGATTGTAAGAGAGTTCAAAGCAACGGATGAGGGCTATGAGATTGCAGTTGATGTTTCATCCGGATCTGAACCAAATCGAGTGTATACGTATAAAACAGAGACAAAGGAGCTTGAACTAAAGCCTGACGAAGTGGAATAA
- a CDS encoding sigma-70 family RNA polymerase sigma factor, with protein MNTKALVKRAKKGDDGAFYELMQAEKQKLYKMAILYLKNEDDAIEALQEVTYRAYKSLSTLKKPQYFSTWIVRILINYCFTQLKERKRMSYHDEMTTILGGKKDADNLDVYEALEKLDGNHRQAVTLKYLYQFKIKEIAELLDFPEGTVKTWIHKGLEALRTELGEKEGGVYRA; from the coding sequence ATGAATACAAAAGCGCTCGTCAAAAGAGCTAAAAAAGGAGATGACGGCGCGTTCTATGAACTGATGCAGGCTGAAAAACAAAAGCTCTACAAAATGGCTATTCTGTATTTGAAAAATGAGGATGATGCTATTGAGGCTCTGCAAGAGGTGACATATCGCGCATACAAGTCGCTTTCAACATTAAAGAAACCACAATATTTTTCAACGTGGATTGTCCGAATTCTAATCAATTATTGCTTTACCCAACTGAAAGAGAGAAAAAGAATGTCTTATCATGATGAAATGACTACGATTTTGGGCGGTAAGAAAGACGCTGATAATTTAGACGTTTATGAAGCACTTGAAAAGCTTGATGGTAACCACCGTCAGGCCGTTACTCTTAAGTATCTTTATCAATTTAAAATCAAAGAAATTGCAGAGCTATTAGACTTTCCGGAGGGAACGGTAAAAACCTGGATTCATAAAGGATTAGAAGCGCTGCGAACTGAATTGGGTGAAAAGGAAGGAGGGGTCTATCGTGCATAG
- a CDS encoding DUF4179 domain-containing protein gives MHSQEEKKLQELHQKINRAPVPEDRLDQAILMGIHRGKAEVPDRKKGFSWNWKAGVAQVAVIMLLFVLSVKYFDGFADVVRGLPGMENLVNEIRNEPALQDAVDNDFLQEIGVSDEHDGVKVTVHSVLADEMRMIVFYSVETEREFESIILNTSLIDQDGNPIDYGFTKGISSIFDPHKRKDELYRIEFNFTEIDVPEKFTLEATIDVGNSYEQQLDGGWEFPIEINKDVYEGKKKEYVINEPIEVEGQKLTVNQVVIYPTQTLVQISIDENNTKHIFGIEDLRLVDENGEVWSDNPLTLTSSGEDIVTYYIESNYFHEPEQLYLQFSKLAAVDKDEMKLVIDPVSLEILERPSVGPEMSVEREGEELLIAAHDVPSEFNHFYLESAIDSEGNTILPDNHPGMATSENGDTKTITMFIPYSENAAAPGTITIPISSFPAYIYGEVDIPLN, from the coding sequence GTGCATAGCCAAGAAGAGAAAAAATTGCAGGAATTACACCAAAAGATCAATCGTGCACCAGTTCCGGAAGACCGCTTAGACCAAGCTATATTGATGGGGATTCACCGTGGAAAAGCTGAGGTGCCAGATCGAAAAAAAGGTTTTAGCTGGAATTGGAAGGCTGGGGTTGCGCAGGTTGCGGTTATCATGTTGTTGTTTGTTCTTTCCGTGAAGTATTTTGACGGATTTGCTGATGTAGTAAGAGGCTTGCCTGGGATGGAGAATTTAGTTAATGAAATTCGTAATGAGCCAGCTCTTCAAGATGCGGTAGATAATGACTTCCTTCAGGAAATAGGGGTGTCAGATGAACATGATGGTGTGAAGGTTACAGTCCATTCTGTGTTGGCTGATGAAATGAGGATGATTGTGTTTTATTCGGTTGAGACGGAGCGGGAGTTTGAAAGCATAATATTGAATACATCATTGATTGATCAAGACGGGAATCCAATCGATTATGGGTTTACAAAAGGGATAAGTTCTATATTTGATCCTCATAAAAGAAAAGACGAACTCTACCGAATTGAATTCAATTTTACTGAGATAGATGTTCCTGAAAAATTCACCCTTGAAGCCACAATTGACGTTGGAAATTCATATGAGCAACAACTTGATGGGGGCTGGGAATTTCCAATTGAAATTAACAAAGACGTGTATGAAGGGAAGAAAAAGGAGTATGTGATAAATGAACCAATTGAAGTTGAGGGACAAAAGCTTACGGTCAATCAGGTTGTCATTTATCCTACTCAAACACTTGTTCAAATTTCAATTGATGAAAATAACACGAAACATATTTTTGGAATTGAAGATTTACGCTTAGTTGACGAGAATGGGGAAGTTTGGTCTGACAATCCCCTTACTCTTACTTCTAGTGGTGAAGATATTGTCACGTATTATATAGAGAGTAACTATTTCCATGAGCCTGAGCAGCTTTATTTACAGTTCTCAAAGCTAGCAGCGGTGGATAAAGATGAAATGAAGCTAGTGATCGATCCGGTTTCATTAGAAATTTTGGAAAGACCATCGGTTGGCCCGGAAATGTCTGTGGAGCGTGAAGGGGAAGAGTTATTGATTGCAGCTCACGATGTTCCGTCTGAGTTTAACCACTTCTACTTAGAATCGGCGATTGATTCAGAAGGAAATACTATCTTACCAGACAATCATCCTGGGATGGCTACCTCCGAAAACGGTGATACAAAAACCATTACGATGTTTATCCCATATAGTGAGAATGCTGCTGCACCAGGTACGATTACCATTCCAATTAGCAGTTTTCCTGCTTATATTTATGGCGAAGTAGATATTCCGCTGAACTAA
- a CDS encoding YqzH family protein: MSVQNFEEALIPYTSGVEDWDIRVDDYEVMYKRVMERKAKTPEHEIYELVEDVVYEYITNDANM, translated from the coding sequence ATTAGTGTTCAAAATTTTGAAGAAGCTCTGATTCCCTATACTTCAGGTGTAGAAGACTGGGACATTCGGGTAGACGATTATGAGGTTATGTATAAGCGAGTAATGGAAAGGAAGGCTAAAACCCCAGAGCATGAGATTTATGAATTGGTGGAGGATGTTGTGTACGAATATATTACGAATGATGCGAATATGTAA
- a CDS encoding DNA polymerase thumb domain-containing protein produces MVDYSSFPRKQILCVDMKSFYASCSAVMMGLDPLTCYLAVVGDIERQGSVVLAASPRLKKDFRIKTGCRRFEIPNDPRIHVVEPKMSTYLRLSTEITRLFHRYVPKESIHTYSVDESFLELDGATNLWGDAQIVAQKIKDEIEREFQLPCAIGIGPNMLLSKLCLDLEAKKKGVAEWTYEDVEKKLWPLSPLSEMWGIGRRVEKTLNNMGIFTVGQLARYDLEKLEAKFGIMGNQLYYHAWGIDLSEIGAPIMEGQVSFGKSQILLRDYTEEEEVKNVILEICEEVGRRARSSKMAGRTISLGVGYSKDEFGGGFHRSRSITNPTNITMDIYRVCMELFHEHYQKKTVRQLSVTLSNIVPDESMQLNLFDPELPKRRELGYVMDKIRYRHGSRALLRAVSYTPGGTAVYRSKLVGGHKS; encoded by the coding sequence ATGGTCGATTACAGTAGTTTTCCGCGAAAGCAGATATTGTGTGTGGATATGAAAAGCTTCTATGCTAGTTGCTCGGCTGTCATGATGGGATTAGATCCTCTTACGTGTTATCTAGCGGTTGTGGGAGACATAGAACGCCAAGGGAGTGTTGTGTTGGCAGCTTCCCCCCGTTTGAAAAAAGATTTTCGGATAAAGACTGGGTGCCGGAGATTTGAAATTCCGAACGATCCGCGCATTCATGTGGTGGAGCCCAAGATGTCTACTTACCTTAGACTCTCCACTGAAATTACACGCCTTTTTCATCGCTATGTTCCGAAAGAATCGATTCATACGTACAGCGTGGATGAGAGTTTTCTGGAGTTGGATGGAGCAACAAACCTATGGGGGGACGCCCAAATCGTTGCTCAAAAAATTAAAGACGAAATCGAAAGGGAGTTTCAGCTTCCATGTGCGATTGGGATTGGTCCTAATATGCTTCTCTCTAAGCTGTGCCTAGATTTAGAGGCCAAAAAGAAAGGGGTTGCTGAATGGACCTATGAGGATGTAGAGAAAAAACTTTGGCCACTCAGTCCGTTAAGCGAAATGTGGGGGATCGGCCGAAGAGTAGAAAAGACACTTAACAACATGGGGATTTTTACAGTGGGCCAGTTAGCCCGTTACGATTTGGAGAAATTAGAAGCTAAATTTGGAATTATGGGAAACCAACTGTACTACCATGCTTGGGGAATCGACTTATCGGAAATTGGAGCACCCATTATGGAGGGGCAAGTGAGCTTTGGTAAAAGTCAAATTTTACTACGTGATTATACGGAAGAAGAAGAGGTGAAGAACGTTATATTAGAAATTTGCGAGGAGGTGGGCAGAAGAGCAAGGTCGAGCAAAATGGCAGGCCGAACCATCAGTCTTGGTGTTGGGTACAGCAAAGATGAGTTTGGAGGGGGCTTCCACCGCTCACGTTCTATTACGAATCCGACCAATATTACAATGGATATTTATCGTGTTTGTATGGAACTGTTCCATGAACATTACCAGAAAAAAACGGTTCGACAGCTGTCTGTTACGCTTTCAAACATCGTGCCAGATGAAAGTATGCAGCTCAATTTGTTTGACCCGGAATTACCGAAGCGGCGGGAACTTGGTTATGTGATGGATAAAATTCGCTATCGACATGGCTCAAGAGCATTACTCAGAGCTGTTTCCTATACACCAGGTGGAACGGCTGTGTATCGTTCTAAGCTAGTTGGTGGCCACAAGTCATAA